A segment of the Lycium barbarum isolate Lr01 chromosome 7, ASM1917538v2, whole genome shotgun sequence genome:
acatataatataagtAGTGTATAGATAGTGCATACTTCAGCCATGTTTGGTAAATTAGATGGCCGAAGGACAAATTTATATAACTTTCGGTTTCTCCATGTTTCTTCTTGAAGAGTTCTAGCGGGCCAAGACAATAACAAAAGCGGAACCCACACTTGAGATTAAGTGGGCTGGCCCAGTATTCAATCTCTACTTAATTATCTTCAATAATTAACTCAATCAGCAGCCCATAACATTTAAACTCAATATaaacatattttatttttatcaaccCATTATAACCATCTTCCACATGATTTTAACTTTTATTAGCCAATCAAATAGTTAGGAGTAATTGTAGGATTTTAATTCTAATCACAATTTTTTAGGGGTTAGGATACGTATAGGATCTAATTAGATCATTATCCCTTTAAACAGCGATACGTATATATCTCTTTACTATATCTCTCCATCTCACACAATTTTCTCATGTGGATATGATGTTGAATATTATATACGTTGATATTTTAATTACTTTGTCTAGTTCTTATTTCcacaaaaatatgtataattattGTATATATCAAGTATGTAACATGTGTATAATTCGTGAAACTAATGTTTTTGATTTCATGTATAATGTGTGTATAGATATATATAACTCATGTATACATTTTCGTTCCATGTACAATGTGTGTATAAATGTATATAATTCATGTATAAATTTTTATTTCATGTACAGTGTGTGTATAAATGTATATAACTCATATATAAATGCTACTGTTGTATATCCAATCAAAATTACATAATTATTATTAATTTGTAAGTATAAgttagtttatttttattttgggtaACTGCAAAATGGAATAAAGAGAGGACATatagtattttttatttatttgagtaattgaaaaaataagagaaaaaaggaaagagatCTTTTTAATTAGAAAATATAATGACATGATCTTTAAAAATGGAGGATTTTTTGGCTAGATTTATGCTAGGTTGATACGGTTAGATTTACTGTATGGCTAATTGTTGTAAACTATCTTTTAGGGCTAGATTATGTTGTATAGATTATGGGCTTGGTTAATTATGGTTTCTTCCCAATTATCTTGGGCCTCCAAAAGGTAATGCTcaaagggcaattcgcaggattgtccttcgctggggctggtctttaatttttggcctttgcTAAAAGCCCTTTTGTTCTGGATTCGAActtccgctcagtcaaaaattaaaaaaaaaaaatctgcaaggcataagttgggtttcaaactctgccttaaggccaaaaaaaaaaaaaatgctgaaattttgcaaacctctgcatgaaggcctaattttgggtaaacttctgccttaaggcataagttggggtTCAACATATGCCTGGGAATCCCAACTTCTGCCCTGCGAATCTCAatggcgattttttttttttactgagcctggATTCGAACCCAGGATCTTTGGGTGTTAATTGAAGGCCAAATATtcaagaccaccaatttgagggccaaaaattaaagaccacccacaAAGAAGCACAATCGGCGCAAAAAAATGATGCCCAAACAAAGTTTTAGAATTGTTTTTGTCTTTTGGATAGTCATTGTTTGCCCATAAGTAAAATGACCTTAATCGTCTCGTACTATTCGATAGGTAAATTTCATTAGTAGCGAGATTAGTGCACTTTTTCCCAAAATGTAGCATATACTGTATGTGCAAACATACAGTATCAATGTATACACGCTGATACATTGTAATGTGTTTACACTGATAcattatatacacatatgtatACATTGTATATACACTAATagcatatacaatatatatatatatatagatatagatatagagatatatatatatatagttaaagTACCGTTATAAAGTATAATTATGAAGTGTAATCAGTTACATTAGGTACTTTTTCCTATTCGAAACATACTAACTCGCTCTTCATAGAACAAATTAAAGGGAAAAACACTATTTATCAAGAATTTCTCCATTATCAACTCGAACCCGAGACCTTGGTAAGGGTATAGGAATTTTTCATTCGAGCTTCACTAGATTTTTTTCGAAGATAGTTAATTTAGGAATGTTTCTACTCTTCTGTTATCAATCTTTTCACTTATGCATACCAGACTTATAATCTTTGACTATCTAGCTTTTGATCCGCTAACACCGTTGTTATCTTAAGACCGATTTGTTGCCTAACATTTTGTCAATAATTCATGGCTGGTACAgcataaacatttttttttctttttccattttcttgCATGAGTAATTTGATCAGGGTAGATACAAAGTTTATTGTCCGGATTCGATAGAATTTAATACCTTTAGTCTAGACATTGTGTACATGTTGCAAAATCTACTgattaaatatacatataataagcTGTTAATCTAATAGTATAAATGGGTTAGGGGTTCGATAGCGAGCGAAGGGAcaccaaaaatcatgaatttcaaATCTTGAATCCACCTTAGACTGATGAGTATAGAACTACTAGGTTTTGGAGATCTATGATAATATATCTTGACATGAGAAAACAAATTTACCAACACAACACTAAAGAGATGGGCAACAAAAAATTTGGAATTCAAAGATTTAGTATCTCATGTATAATATAACAATCTATATATGCATTTATAAATCATAAAAATTCTCTCTTTGAATTGAGTAAATTAATGAATTCTAAGACAACCCCTTTTTTTCTGTCtgtctctctctttctttctcacTATAAGAGAGAATTCCAAGAATCTTTTTTTGTCTAGTATTTATTTTTTGTGTGGCTATTGGGGGCTTTTTCATGATTTCACAattggaaataattaattaatctGTCTTTTTGAGAAATGACACTGGCTTAAAACCATGTTTCATAGCTGCTTCCCAAACTAAGTCAATTCTGTTTACATCAATAGCCCCAACTTCATGATGTGTCCATCCTTCTAATGAATGCACCACCCCTCCAGCATGGCATGCATGGACTACCCCTCTCTCCATTGTATACTGTTAAAAATAAGAAGAGAAAAAACATTAAGCAAGAAAAGAACTAATGAAATAGTTTCTTGAATGTGATATTAAATATTGAAATTAACTTCAATAGCCCCCCGCTCAAAAATATAACAGATGGATGTATAGTAATATATAACTAGTGTATAATTTATGCATATTGCCTAGCTGCTGTAGATATTTTTAGCCGAGTTGCTAAATGTGTAACTTtttgtactccctctgtttcaatttgatTGGTACAGTTTGACTAAGACGCGAAGTTTAAGAAAAAATGAAGATGCTTAAAACTTGTGGCATATTAATTAAGTAAAATGTCTAGGAGAGACAAAAGAGTGGTTCAGACAAATAAGCTTACACTAAATGTGATTTTTAAAGAACGTGCGAAGATCTTGAAAGACAGATAAAATGGACCGGAAATAGTAATTAAGACATACCTCACAAGAAGAAACTCCTTGAACATCTTCAGGTAATCTCATAGCTGCAAGATCACCATAAGTACAATCTCTTCTAAATGCCAAAATTGGAGGAACCACAAATTGGTGAAAATGAGTTCCTGATGGCGCATAACTTTGCTCTCTTGGTGTAATCCATTTTCCAACTATCCATGTCTATAAAAATCACAGGCCAAATaaacaaaattttaattttagaaaGAACTAAAAAGGACAGCAGCAAGAACAATAATAATGGTGGCAATTTTTCCCACCTTATTCTAATTTTAATTGGATATGGCTTCTATATACTGATAGGATAAAAAGAATTTTGGATTTTTTATACAGATAGCTTGCCGAATTTACTGTTTAATTTTGCTGGCCAGTATATattaattatatacatattatatagtCAAATATTGATGCATAACTAACATTCTGTGCTAGAAGGAATTTCATATGCTTTTAATTAAGATTCTCTTTGGGTTTTTAGTAATAATTTGAGATTAATTTCTAATTTTTGTACATTAATGTTTGCAAATAAATGTGATATATTTAATTGGATATGGCTTCTATATACTGATAGGATAAAAAGAATTTTGGATTTTTTATACAGATAGCTTGCCGAATTTACTGTTTAATTTTTCTGGCCAGTATAtattaattatacacatattatatagtCAAATATTGATGCATAACCAACATTCTGTGCTAGAAGGAATTTCATATGCTTTTAATTAAGATTCTCTTTGGGTTTTTAGTAATAATTTGAGATTAATTTCTAATTTTTGTACATTAATGTTTGCAAATAAATGTGATATATACCTTGCAGTTTTTGGCAGCTTGATACTTTGTCACCTGGACTAGGTATTTCTGATATTCAACAGGAGCTTCCTTTTGTATCTTTTGAAATCTTTCAGTTGACGTAGTTAACATCTGCAATTTTGCATTAAAAGAAAGTTATAGATGAAAATTAGTAACTGCCAAATAAAAAAATTGGACAATTTACATTCTATATACAATAGTATAATTTTGTTGGAAATTATTGCTCTATCTTGAATCATACCACATTTTCCAAGATGAAATAATACTCCATAACTTATTATATGTTATACAAGCATAATAGTCCTGAGATAAAAATTTAATAGTGTCTTGTCCCTTATTGGTTATTATTCTTGTATAACTTAAACACCAATACCTGATATAACTTATACATGCTAGAGGGTGGAATAATAGTACCGGAATCATAgataaaataatgaaaatgactAAACACCCATGCGAGATCCCTCAAATCCTTTTTCTACCTTCTAGAttggagggtatttttgtaagCAAATAACTTTTTCTTCGAAATTATGAaatgcatgttatttttaatacaacaaaccagGCAATTAATAAAAAATTATATCAAGATAACTAATCCCACCATAACTAATCCTaacataacttgtcttcaaacaAAACGACCCTTAAGAAATGTATTTGATCCCATCTATGCGAGCAATATCAAGATGATGCAACATATAATCAGATTACTGTATATACTCCAGAAAGTGTTGTGATACTTACAAGAACACGAACTTGTCTTCTACAAAGGTAAAGAGCAATAACTCTACCAAGTTTAGAAGTGGCTCCACTTAAGAAAACCTCTTTTACTTCATCTGGAATTTCTTTAAGTATAACTGCTGCTGTTAATGTATTTCCATGAACAACTCTCACTTTAAGGTTAGGATGTTTGTCCACGAATAATGTCCCTCCTCCATTTAGTGCCTCATTCTgcatatacataaaataaataaGAGTTCAAAGTTCTATGCGTTGTTCGTATAAAAAATATTTGCAAAATATGACTATTTATAAGGAAATTACGAGTAATTTCTATGTTACACATTAATAGGTAACTTGATTTAAAAAGGGAACTTATTTATTACTATAAGAGGTTAAATTGTATGGGAAGTGTAAAAATCATTATACAATCTGGTCACTTATAAAGTAGTTAAAGAGTAATACTATGGTAATATGAATTGGTAACATAAAAACAAGAACTAATTAACTTACTATGTATACAAGATTAAATTGCACCAATAATGCTATgaatgtatataatttaaatttgTAAAAACAGTTGAAAAGCAAGGGAAAAACAAATCAAGAAATGGAATATGGCAGCGGTTGGGAAACTAATCTGGCACATAATGGAGAAGAAGGATATATTGTGGGTTAAATGGGTGCAAGGTGTGTATATGAACAACATTGACGACTTCATGAATCATGTTCCTCCTTCGGACTGCAGCTGGTATTGGAAAAGGCTAAACAAAATCAAGATGCAAATGCTCATCTGGTATGAAAATGCACGATATTCACTCACTACAAATAGGCAGTATTCAGTAACTAAGGGGTATATCTAGTTGATAGGAGAAGCACCAAGGTGGGACATTGCGGAACTGGTGTGGAATCGAGTTGCCATACCAAAACACAGATTCATTCTATGGCTAGCAGTGTTAGGTCGATTGCTTACTAGAATAAGGATGCAGGAGATTGGTCTGGGATGTGAGGAGAACCAGTGTGCTATGTGTGTTGATGGGGCAATGGAGACAGCAAATCATCTATTCTCAGATTGTACACGGATAAGAGGAGTGTGGGATTCAATACAGGGGTGGATAAGCGTTAAAGTTCACCAAAGAGGAATTAGGGAAGATATGCAGATCATCAAGTCTAAGCACTGGAATCGACTCAGGAAAGATATAGTAGCAGCTGTATATGGTGCTGTTATCTACTACACTTGGATGGCAAGAAATAGCACAATTTTCCAAGGGAAGAATGTGAGTAGGAATTTTGTAGTTCAACAGATACAAGGTGTGATTAAGGAAAGGCTAAATATATTTAGAGATACAAAGAGAGGTAGGAAATGTAGTTCTCTTATACAAGTCCTTTGCAACTAGCTACTAAACTAGAGGTCTATCAGTGGTTGACAACCTTCTTAAAAGGTAGTCAATGCTATAGATGCTCTCGTAGGTGTAATGTTCctttcgtttgttggtatggtaatAGTCACAAtttattgccaaaaaaaaaaaaaaaaaacaagaaataatTGATGCTAGTGAATTATCAAATATTTACAATTCAGATTAGGTTAAGAGAACCAAATCGTAATCGTGTTTGCCAAAAATGAGAAAGCTACTgagatatttttattttatttttaaattttaaattgcTGTTTGGTTTCTTGAGAATGGAAGCAAAAAAGAATAAAGAGAAAACAACTTTTTTGGTATAACCATTTGGTATTCAATTCAAGATTTCTGGTTAAGATTTAAGAGTAGAAGGATTTCACTCATTCTTCATTCCACCCCATTACTTGATAGTGAATAAAGAGGAAAAATAATCTTTTTTTAATTATGGTATACGAAAACgttttttgttttaaatttataAATGCTAGTCTTTTAGACATTAGAGCAAGAAAGTGGACCCTATAGTACTTGAAGTTTAGGTTACTTTCATCATAAATGACTAATCAATGATTCAGCTATATATGTTCACAAATTTTATTGTAGCATTAATTAAAGGTTAAGATCACATGCAAATGTATTGACACACTTGCACGTTAAACTTGACTTTGCAGAAAAGCTACGTCATGGATCTTTTATAAGTCCTTTTTAAGATTTTCACCATGTAACAATGGCTTGATGCCTAGCCAAATTTTACAAGTAAATTAAGAAGTTAGTTGAGGTAAGATGGCTAGTGTTCTCGAATTCAAGCCTCGGAAATAGAGTTACATTTTGGTTGGAAGAGTGTTACTGTCTAAAGTGAGACTTTCGATGCGAATTCGGATTAGTCGGGTCTCAAAACGTGTACTGGACACTGAATGggaaacaaaaaaattgaaaaaatataCCTCCTGATTTCAATTTCTTTAAACCTTAAAGTAGCTATATGACTTTTATTGATGAAGATACTTGAAACATGTTCATGTACAAATTAAGGGTGTAAAAATTTCTAATCGATGGGTTTtgtcttatgattttgtttgtTTGTCTGTGTGAGTTTGTTCACATTATCATCCTCAAACTCAAGTAAATAAGGAGAATGGGGTTGTGATATATTAACAGCTAATGTAAACTTAGTTAATTTATGGTAGCTTTTCATAACAATATATAAAATAGATATTTTTATATGGGGGTGGGGGTAGGTAGTTAATACCTTGTTCAATGCGGCAAGACTGATAACTTTGACACCCAATTTATCGGCTCTGAGAATTGCCTGCTCTATTTGGTTATTAATACCTTCAGCTGCAAATGGCAAGAAATACTGCCACACAAAAATCCGACAAGAAAAATTAATAAATCATGAGAATAAACTATAAAACTCTAAAGAATTGTCGAAGAGATATAACTAAGTGAACAAAAgtatattttctattttatatGAGATTTTCATACAATTTAATCTAATATCTGATTTTTTTAATGGCATCTGAATATACAACAGAGTCGGTCTAGTCGATACTTATTTGCATCGGTACTTATACCAACTCAAGCaattattttttaacatttaaaAGTTAAAGTGAAAATACATAGTAGCATTTAACAATAGTTAACTTATAAATACGTATATGAACACTGACAGCCAAATATTGTAAAATTTAGTGGATTTGTTAATGTATAGGGTTCACGTGAACTCATAGGTTACAAGCTAGATTCACCTCTATGTATGAAAACACTTGTCATGCATTCACTGATTTGATTTAAACATCAGGTTCGAGCAGTAAGTTTTTATCAGAGAAATTTTAGGCGGGTTAAAAGTATAATAAAAGGAACAATAGCGGGATAAAAGGATATATTAACAAACCTGGAAACCAAAGCGAGGAACCACCCAAGTTTGATGCAATCGACCCCTCAAGTTATAAAAAGCGGCCAAAAAGACCTTAGAGTATGCCCACATAAAGAACATAGTCACAAAAGCAATGGGCAAGAAGGGAAGCAAGAAGAGCCTTGTGCAAAATGGAGTTGAAGCAAATGATCTGAATACAAATACTCCATGCATTGAAGAAGTCATGTCCACTACATGTGCCAAAAATACAAAATCCGGCACCCTCCCATTTTTACCTGCAAAATTTTAATATATAGTAGTAGCTTTAGATAAGAATTTGAACAATATTCGAGTTGAAgtcgaaaaaacaaaaaaaaaaaattgttagaaTTTGAAgtcgaaaaaacaaaaaaagttgtTTGAAGTTGAAGTCGAAGTTTGTTGAGATAGTCAATATGTGTTTGGATATAAATTTCCGACGAGAAATATTGTTCCGAATGGAAGTCGAAAGAATTTTGTTTAAATTGTCAAGATGTGTCTGCATATAACTTTCTGATAGACGTCTTCTATGGAAGGAAGTCGAAAATATTTGACGTCTCATTCAATTttaggattacactgggtatgttgttgtaatttGAACAGTATTTGAGTTGaagtcaaaaaaacaaaaaaaaaattgttagaaTTTGAAgtcgaaaaaacaaaaaaagttgtTTGAAGTTGAAGTCGAAGTTTGTTGAGATAGTCAATATGTGTTTGGATATAAATTTCCGACGAGAAATATTGTTCCGAATGGAAGTCGAAAGAATTTTATTTAAATTGTCAAGATGTGTCTGCATATAACTTTCTGATAGACGTCTTCTATGGAAGGAAGTCGAAAATATTTGACGTCTCATTCAATTttaggattacactgggtatgttgttgtaatttGAACAGTATTTGAGTTGaagtcaaaaaaacaaaaaaattgttcaaaattAAAGTCAAAATAAGCTTGTCGAAATTGACAAGATGTATCTCGATATAAATTTCCGATAGAAAGTTCATTGGAAGACTTTTCCGATACACAAAttttttatggaaatatggaactGAAAAGTCACTTGAAAAAAAGTCTGTTAAAATTGAATGTTTGTAAGTGTGAATCGATATTTCTATTGTAAATGTTTCGATATTTCACTTGAACTAAATGTAGTGAAGTTTAATAATCCACAAATACTGATGGTCAAAAAATTATTTGCAATAATAGGAGTAGGATTTACTGATGCCTAAACTTCATTATTTAGTGTTTTCTTCCCCCATTTAATActataacattatattttttccaATACAAATATGCTTCTTACTAATATAATTTAGAGACGAATTTAAGATTTTCAATTAACATATGTTGTACTATTTAATCATATGGACTATTTAATGACGAATTCTATAGCTAATTCACGTATTTCTTTTTGTAGTGATATATACTTTAACATCCACTATAACTCCGGCATTAACAAAAAATGTGTACACTATCAGACTACCTAAAAATAACAATACGTAATCATTCATAAATAGTGGAATTAGTTATCTAAAAACTAATGCATATTCTCCGCTATAACATGTTAAACTACATTGACAATATACAAATTCTTATGTCGTCggtatatataagttaaattcaATATCATTAATTAATATATGTTAGGATAtgcattttgagtagtaagtaCTCCTTATCCTTAATAAAAAGTTTCGAGTTCGAACTCCAGGTATGAACTCGACTTTATTAGGGTGATCTTTTACCCCCCATAATGTGAGACTTTCAAGCACGAGTCCGAATTTAATCGAATTCTAATACAGATACCGACAACACCGTGTgagaaacataaaaatatatatatagttaccTGATTCAACACTTATTTTTGTGTGCATCTCCCATGATTTAGGGTTAAGTGTGTTCCCTAACACATCAAAAAGTGGCATAAAGAGGCAATAATTGGTCCCCTTCTCTGTGTGGTGTAGGCTGTGATACCTGTAAATAttatagccaaaaaaaaaaagagaaaggaagTAACAAATGAGTTATCACAAAAAACATAATTAAGGAAATAAATGAGCAAAAAAAgctacttcctttttttttttcttactccctctttttcattttcatttatgtgaacctatttgactcggcacgaagtttaagaaaaaaaagacttttgaactTGTGGTGTACTATGAGGCAAATatattttgtatgattataaatcattgcataaaggtaaattgtttccaaatatggAAAGAGGTCGTTCTTTTTGGCACAAGCTAAAAAGAATATAGGTTCACATaatttgaaacggagggagtataaaaaatataattttgtaCAATGGCATTAAATTTCATTGTTGTCTATGTACCAACTTTTTAATGGAGAGTGTATTTAATGCTTTGTCAATATGCCAAAAATTGTTGTTGAAATTTTTTAAAGCATTCTCAAAGAGGTGGCATTTCATTTATGATACATCATCACATCTGTATTCTTTGGATTGTTGAACGTCTCTTAACAAAAATATTTACCAGCCTTAATGATAAAGAATATAGTACGTCAAATATTTCTTATCTCTCTCTTAAATATTTTCACTAATTAGAGCAGTAAAGGTAGTGAGTTTATAAAAGATATATCACATCTTCCAATCCGCAGTTAGTATCATTTATATGTTTTTGGCACAACCTttaagaaaatcacataataacATTAAATAAGAGGCTTATTTGACTAAATTATAATTTATCtctcaaaaaatgaaaaatagaaagaaatattaaagacttttcgaaaatttgaaaaaaaaaattctcgtttataaaaaaaaaaaatcacttattttaaCACAATCTGAAAGAGTAATAGATATTTCGTGCTTTTTCTTGACGATGTCAAATACTTTGAAATAAATTCAGTTTTTAAAAACTAATTAATAGTTGAGATGGGAGTAATGATTTTTGTGGTCAAAGCAAGAAAGTTACTTGTATATACTCCACCACTTTCAGAAACTTTCTACACAAACTACTGAAAATTAAAGTAATTTGTCTCGTGATCTACGTAAACAATAattaaaagtcttttttttttggggtcaCATAAATAACAATTAAAAGTCTTATTGGTACAACATGTTGACAATAGTTTATGAAGAAattatacattaaaaaaaaaaattgtcacttACGTTGGGGTGTAGATCATATACTTGAGAAAAGGAATTGCTTGAAAGAGTTGATGAGGAATAATTTCAAAATTGCAATGTCCCAAAGATCTTAGACAATCAAATATCAACACATAACCATAAATCATAGTTAATGATCCATATCCCATGAGACAAGATCCAAGAATTGGAATTCCAATTATTGCACCTAATATTATGTGCTCCAAAGGTGTAGCATGACCAGCTGAAATTTCCACAAAACACACGGAAAATATTGTtagaaaatgataaaaaaaaaaaaaaaagatttaacttatataaaaaaaaaatagatttaacttatatacacggCGAGTGAATAACATGTTTGAGCTATCAAATGTAATTTAACTTTTTGTTATACGTAAGGCGGTAGCTAGACAAACGCAAGGGGTTTAATTGATGAGTGCCTTTAGTCGAAATATTATATTATGTAAATAAGCCAAATATGATTCTTTTTGCTTATATTTAAATTATTGAATTCCCTAAAACATAGAGAAGAAAAATATAATACAATGGCAAATAGGAGGTTCAAGAATTGCTTTAGGTCATCGATTCAAATCCCCAGTGTGACCTTATTGTATTTTTTGAATTCTATTTGAATTTCTGGCTCCAATACTGGTTGCAATTAGTTGTCTGCCTTGTTTTTCATGTTGCTAATTCTATTTAATATGGATAATTACTTGTACTAACTTTTCAGGCGACTTGATAGTTTAAAATTTTGGTTAAACTATTAGTTTAATGTGTTTTGTTTGACTATCAAATCATCTAAAAGGTAATTACAAGCAACAACTTGTAATAAGTGAAATCATTAATCTGAAAAAGACAGGTGATAACCTACTACTGAAAATCCTCTAAACTATTTAATAAGTGAAGAGATTAAATTACCTGTAGCGGGTTGGGGAACAGGTGAAGAATGATGAAGTGAATGATAATTGTTGAATAAATAGCTTccatgaaagcatttatgcaagaAATAATAAAGGGGTTCTGAAATTGCTATGTGGAGAACTAAAATAGCCAAGAATCCTCTCAAATCCCATAAAGGAAGATTGACTATGTCTTGAAGCATGTAGAAACCTAATGAACCCATGATAGCTTGGAGCAATATGAAATTATCCCTGAAAAAACAACAAAATTGTTGGTCATGTAAAAATTGCACGAATTAACAAATAAAATGATAATCACCATATATGTCCTTCAGGAATTTATGCCCCCAATCTATCGCTAACAAGGGTGTATGACAGAATTTCTTCAGAATTACAAAGCCAAACAAAATTTAAGTTCAAGATTACAAAAGGGTTGCAACCCGGTGTCAGGGGTGGAGCTAGAGAAAGAGCTACGGATTAGGCAGAACCTAGCAGCTTTTGTCAAAACTTTGTATTTTTGTTTAAAAATTCACTTAATTAAtatgaaaaaataatttattcagaACCCAATAAATTGTTTTTTTTAGAATTCCGAACTCAAAAATTCAGAATTTTAGCTCCGTCTCTGCCCAATATATGGAGTCATGGAGAATTCATAATCACGTTGGGTTCGAGGAAGGACCGCACCTTGACAGGTTATAATTAACATGAGCAGCATACGTTGACACAAAGCGTCAGTTTCTGATTTCATAAAATTCAAGATTGCAAATGAATTAAAAGAGACATTTGATATAATTACCAGTCCCATTCATGGTCAACTTGCTTGAAATCAACACCTTCCTTGATTATTATTCGATTTCGAGTTAAGAACAACATGTTGCTGAAAGAATTCCAGCCACTATACATGGTGCATCTAAGAATACATATTATGAGAATATGTAGACACCATGTTTCCTTGATGTTGTCTTCTTGAGATCTTGAGTATAACCATTTTGCAACAAATGGTCCATAAAGTAAATACTGTTCCAAAAatcacaagaaaaaaaaacaaagtaaGTAACAATTATTGTAGTAACAGCGCAGAATAGCCACTTTTCAGTCATGTAATCGGAAAATAGCCGTCGTTCTGGAGTTTTAATTTCTACAAGTGACACTCCATAACAGTATCCTgaagtttcaactttcaacatcTACAAGCGAAACTTCAAGACGATTGCTACATCTAAAAACACCCGTGTAAAGAATCAGAagaaagataaaaaataaaaaatttggaaATTAAGT
Coding sequences within it:
- the LOC132602876 gene encoding very-long-chain aldehyde decarbonylase CER3-like, with translation MEAPLSTWPWDNLGSFKYLLYGPFVAKWLYSRSQEDNIKETWCLHILIICILRCTMYSGWNSFSNMLFLTRNRIIIKEGVDFKQVDHEWDWDNFILLQAIMGSLGFYMLQDIVNLPLWDLRGFLAILVLHIAISEPLYYFLHKCFHGSYLFNNYHSLHHSSPVPQPATAGHATPLEHIILGAIIGIPILGSCLMGYGSLTMIYGYVLIFDCLRSLGHCNFEIIPHQLFQAIPFLKYMIYTPTYHSLHHTEKGTNYCLFMPLFDVLGNTLNPKSWEMHTKISVESGKNGRVPDFVFLAHVVDMTSSMHGVFVFRSFASTPFCTRLFLLPFLPIAFVTMFFMWAYSKVFLAAFYNLRGRLHQTWVVPRFGFQYFLPFAAEGINNQIEQAILRADKLGVKVISLAALNKNEALNGGGTLFVDKHPNLKVRVVHGNTLTAAVILKEIPDEVKEVFLSGATSKLGRVIALYLCRRQVRVLMLTTSTERFQKIQKEAPVEYQKYLVQVTKYQAAKNCKTWIVGKWITPREQSYAPSGTHFHQFVVPPILAFRRDCTYGDLAAMRLPEDVQGVSSCEYTMERGVVHACHAGGVVHSLEGWTHHEVGAIDVNRIDLVWEAAMKHGFKPVSFLKKTD